The following are encoded together in the Vigna angularis cultivar LongXiaoDou No.4 chromosome 9, ASM1680809v1, whole genome shotgun sequence genome:
- the LOC108336778 gene encoding uncharacterized mitochondrial protein AtMg00810-like — protein MQEEFEMSMMGELAYFLGLQVKQTENDIFIHQSKYSNELLKKFKMLECKEAATPMATNCYLDLDEAGKVVEQKMYRGMIGSLLYLTASRSDIMHSVCLCARFQSQPKESHLTTVKRILKYLKGTKNLGLWYPNGSNIFLEGYSDSDFGSCKLDRKSTSGTCHLLGCSLVFWHSKNQACVALSTTQAEYIAAQSCCAQSL, from the coding sequence atgcaggAAGAGTTCGAGATGTCCATGATGGGAGAACTCGCATACTTTTTAGGACTTCAAGTTAAGCAGACTGAGAATGACATTTTTATACATCAATCAAAGTATTCCAATGAGCTgttaaagaaattcaaaatgCTGGAATGTAAAGAGGCTGCAACCCCTATGGCAACGAACTGTTATCTTGACCTTGATGAAGCAGGAAAAGTTGTCGAGCAGAAAATGTATAGAGGTATGATCGGATCTCTACTGtacttaactgctagtagaTCAGATATCATGCATAGTGTCTGTCTTTGTGCTAGATTTCAGTCTCAGCCAAAAGAATCACATCTTACTACtgtaaaaagaattttgaaatacttgAAAGGAACCAAGAATCTTGGTTTGTGGTATCCAAATGGTTCGAACATTTTTCTTGAGGGATATAGTGATTCTGACTTTGGCAGTTGTAAACTAGATAGAAAGAGCACTAGTGGTACCTGTCATCTGCTAGGATGTTCTCTAGTTTTTTGGCATTCAAAGAATCAAGCTTGTGTGGCTTTATCTACCACACAAGCTGAGTACATAGCAGCTCAAAGTTGTTGTGCTCAATCTCTTTAG
- the LOC108337241 gene encoding histone deacetylase complex subunit SAP18 yields MSDGGKRQGGRALPPPPRGPPPPPPSRPRLEPVDREKTCPLLLRVFTKTGGHHSMEDFAVRGKEPKDEVQIYTWKDATLRELTDLVKEVAPPARRRNAKLSFAFVFPDKNGRFKVQEVGKTLSYGNGRLDDGKALAELGFEIGDYLDVAIL; encoded by the exons ATGAGCGACGGAGGAAAACGACAAGGTGGAAGAGCGTTGCCTCCGCCACCACGAGGCCCGCCGCCTCCTCCTCCCTCTCGCCCTCGCCTCGAACCTGTCGATCGCGAAAAG ACATGTCCGTTGCTGCTGCGAGTGTTCACCAAGACCGGAGGTCACCACTCGATGGAAGACTTCGCCGTCAGAGGAAAAGAGCCAAAGGACGAAGTCCAGATTTACACCTGGAAGGACGCTACTCTCCGAGAACTCACCGATCTT GTTAAAGAAGTTGCCCCCCCTGCGAGAAGAAGAAACGCCAAGCTTTCATTCGCCTTCGTGTTTCCTGATAAAAACGGCCGGTTCAAAGTTCAAGAG GTGGGTAAGACATTATCTTATGGAAATGGAAGATTGGATGATGGCAAGGCTTTAGCTGAACTTGGTTTTgag ATCGGTGATTACTTGGATGTGGCTATTCTGTAG